Genomic DNA from Acanthopagrus latus isolate v.2019 chromosome 2, fAcaLat1.1, whole genome shotgun sequence:
ATCACAAAATTACAGTGttgatttttaaatctttgtaaATCTACAAATTGATAACACTTgtaaacttttcaaataaaGTAAATCTACAgatttttagggtttttttctcTTGAGATTGTATTCCAACTGcatattgtattattatatgTGTAATACAAAGATATGAGATTGGTATTGTTCATCTGAAGTTTCTCTCCCAGAGACAGAAGATACTGTGAACATTTAATTCCCAAAATATTGAAGTAAAGATATTACATTTAGTAACAtgagactgagagactgagCAACTTCATTTAAGTGAACAATGAACGTATGGTATCTTAATCtatattttactttcatttgtTACCAACAGATCTGAAACAATTTGACACAAGGCCTTTGGTCCTGAATCTGTTAAAAGTTTGTCTGTTACAAAGACTccttttcaaatgtaatttcaaaAGAATAACAGATAAACACTTTGATCATTTCTGCACGGTTTCCATTTGTCCCAGTTCATTTTAAGTCATTATTTACGTTTCTATtgaatttatttcatattgttgcattgtcttttttcattttcattttatacatattttacatactccgcatttattattttgttagaAACAATGTATTTGTAGATGTCTCTTTTGTATCTTTGCACATTTCATATTAAACAATTAATTTGTTGACAGTGAATGCATTGactactgatttattttgttattttccagcTCACCTATGAGCCAAGATTATGGTTGTGTGAGATGTACAATGTAGAAAACGATGTAGCATGGACAATATATAGTTAATATTAATGGTGCTGAGGATGGTGGTGCATTTAGCTGGAAGCAGAGGGCACCAAATAAAATTCTGCTTAGGGCCCCATAAAGACTTGGGCCCTTTAGTTAACATTCGGTTGCTATGGTTTCCGTCCCTCATTTCCGCTACGCATTGGGGTGGGCCGGTACAAAAACAGTAGTCCGCCCGCCGGTTCGTCCTCTGTGCTCTCATTGTCACCTGCAACCCAACTAATTTCTTATTTCCTCCCTTTTCAGTTGCTGTAGGCCAGTGGTAGTAGTGCTGGTGACCTGGTGGTGGCATCCTCCCGTCTTGTCTTGCTGTTTCCCTGGGAGTGGGTTTTTCTTCATTGAGAGAGTGTCTGCCATGTGTGCCCGGTGACTTAAGTTTGTGTCTTTAATTTGGTGGAATTTGGTCCTTCCCATGCACTAGCCTTCGTCCATCCACATCGGCCTCAGCCCTGATTAGGTCTTTTGTGTGAAGGAGTTTTATAAGTGATTTTTATGAacatatgaaaataaagtgtATTATAAATTTTGAACCACGTCTCTCGCCCTCCAAGTACCTACGAACCGCTGTACCTTGTGTTAGAGAATAATTCCCTAGGTGAAACTCCCAGCTCTTAATATTTTTAGCTGtatcctctttttcttttctttcacctcctccttgCCACCGTTGCTTACAACCCAGATATGCCTACAGATAGCCAGTGAGAGGACAAGCAGCATGTGTCAATGACGACACTGTGATTAGCATACTTTAATTAGCTGTCACTCTCCTTGTAGTGGAGTCACTCCTATAAAGTCTTCATGCAGAGCCTTCGCTCAGAGCAAAGGCTGAAACAGACTTCTGTCTTTGGAAATGAGAGCCACAACACCGTGCCACTGCAGAAGACATTACGTGTTTTTGTGATGAGtatcattttgtcttttgacaGATGATAATTTAACAGTTGGCAGTAACTAAACAACTTGTGTATGTGCCTAGAAAAGTGATGGGGGACAACAGCTCATGGGTTGGTGGTGAGATGAGACAGATTAATGATCGGGTGATTTCTGTGCAGCTCCTGGTCACGATGTTTCTTAGCATCAACTTTTTGCTTATCTTAacctttttcaaaaataagtcTTTCTACACAATTACACGCTACATCTTATTTGCTGTTACACTACAGTCTGATAGCTTGATATTACTCATATCTAATACTCTCTACCTCTTAGCCTATTTTAATTTTACTATACAAGTTTGGTTATGCATCATTATTTCTACGGTGCTGATTCTGTATTCGATGGTCACACCAGTTACTCTGACAGCAATGACCTTGGAGCGATATGTTGCCATTTGCATGCCTCTGCGCCATGCAGAGCTGTGCTCCCAACACATCCATGTGCGTTGCATTCTCATCATTCATGGCCTCAGCTCTATTTCCTGCAttgctgttttttcctctttctttgcaTCAGCCTCTCTAAGCTTGTACAAACAACACAGGATATGCTCTCCACAGATGTACACCTTGCACAGATGGCAGGGTCATATCAGGTCAACTGTACAACAGTTTTACTTCTTGATCATGGTTATCATCATTGTATTCtgttatgttaaaataatgaaagtGGCCAAAACGGCATCCGGAGACAATAAAAAGTCAACACGGAAAGGTCTCAGAACAGTAATTCTTCATggtttccagctgctgctctgtctcatcCAGCTATGGACCCCATTTATAGAGAATTATGTATATGagattaatttacatttatttattaatgtgagGTTCTTTAACTATGTAATGTTTTATCTTACTCCAAAATGTTTGAGTCCTCTGATATATGGGCTCAGGgatgatcatttttttcatgcactgaAAAAGTATACTTTCTTTGACTTGTATAAAAccaatatttttcaaggtagACTAATAGTTCTTAACAGAAAAAATGTGCAATGCACTTAAAAAGAAGTGCCTCATTATGGTTGCAATTCATCTtgagacgtttttttttcttttttttttttttgtaacaagcCCTACTAATAACATACTTTAATATTTGTGATAGTTGTGATGTTACATCTGTGTTGTACGCTTCCAAGAACAAGACAACACTCTTTTTCTGAGTCTTTTGAGAGTcaatcagtttgaaatattgCAGGAATTTCAGTAATGGGACATGAAAAAGCAGTAAGTTGTCACATGTCACATCACAAGGAGCTACAGGAGACAGACTCAGACCATTTGCTGCTTAAAATCAGATCAAGGTTTGTTTCAGAAATACTGAAAGATGCCATTAAGCCTACTGCCTTACTGGACATTCTTCAAATTCACTCCATTACACTATATGAGTGGCATTAATCTCCTTGAAATGCTTAAgatagtttttttgttgttgttgttgttgttgttttttaatctggaCTATGCTGTACACTTTGTAAATAAAGTATAGTTACATTTCCCATCATGGCAAAATTACAACTTTGACATCTAAATCTTTGTAAATGTACAAACTGATAAC
This window encodes:
- the LOC119008007 gene encoding odorant receptor 131-2-like, whose translation is MGDNSSWVGGEMRQINDRVISVQLLVTMFLSINFLLILTFFKNKSFYTITRYILFAVTLQSDSLILLISNTLYLLAYFNFTIQVWLCIIISTVLILYSMVTPVTLTAMTLERYVAICMPLRHAELCSQHIHVRCILIIHGLSSISCIAVFSSFFASASLSLYKQHRICSPQMYTLHRWQGHIRSTVQQFYFLIMVIIIVFCYVKIMKVAKTASGDNKKSTRKGLRTVILHGFQLLLCLIQLWTPFIENYVYEINLHLFINVRFFNYVMFYLTPKCLSPLIYGLRDDHFFHALKKYTFFDLYKTNIFQAHQ